CACCCAGCTGCGCACCACGCGCTTGCGGTCGTCCGGGTGGATGGCGGAGAGCCAGCCCAGCCCCACGTGCTCCGCGTGCGTCTGGCCCGTGAAGGCCAGCCAGCGCGGCGCGGGCTCCACCACCTCGCCCCGGGCGTTGGTGGACCACACCGGCTGCGCCATGGCCTCCACCAGCGAGCGGTAGCGCTGCTCGCTGGCCTGGAGCGCGTCGTGGGCCCTGCGCTGTTCGGTGACCTCCGACACGATGACGCCGATGCCCAGCAACACTCCGGAGTTGGTGCGCACCGGGTAGTAGCTGACGAGGAAGTGGCGCTCCACGCCCAACTCTTTCGACGTGGCGCCCACGACCTCCACCGTCTGCGCGCTCCCTCCCTCCAGGATGCGCTGATACTGGGGACGCAGGGTGGGCCACATCTCCGGGACGATGTCCTGCACCTTGCGCCCCAGGTGCGCGGCGCGCGGCAGGCCGTTCATGGCGGCGAGCGCGTCGTTGACCTGGACGAAGCGCTGCTCCATGTCCACCACCGCGAGGCCCACCGGCGTGCTCGCCACCAGCGTCTCGAGGAGCAGCCGGGAATGCGCGTCGGAGAGGGTCTTGATGGTCTCCGGGTCGAAGCTCGCGCTGGGGCTCTCCACGCACGCCTCCTTTGACCCCGACCCTTCCCGGCGAGCTTGGAGGCAGGGCCCCGTGACGCCGCTTCCCACCATGGGAGTGGCCTGACTTCGAGGGTGTGCATCGCCGACCTCCTTGGGCAATCCACACCGGCCCGGAGGCGCGGCTGCCGCCTGGCCGGCACCCAATGACAGACAGCCGGGGGACCGGGCCCTGCCTTCCCGCGCAGGCCCTCTCGCCAGGTCAAGCCCGCGGAGGACCGGTCCTGTCCTCTTCACCTGGCTTGGATTGCCAGGGCCAGCGCCTGTCGATCTCCACCTCCAGCGTGAAGCTGAGAAAGGTCCGGATGAGGACGATGAGGCCCAGGATGAACACCTGCCGCAGCGTGGGCGCCCCCGCGACCGTGCGGATGATGTCCGCCGCGACGAGCAGCTCCAGTCCCAGCAGGATGGCGCGGCCCAGGTAGTGGCGGAGCTGGCGGTATGCATCCCCCCGCCCGGGTCCCCGTGCGTCCCGGAGGACGAGCGCCACGGACACCACCGTTCCCACCACCATCACGCCCACGCCCGAGGCGTCGAACAACTGGGCGGCCAGGGCCACCAGATCCTCGAATCGCATTCACCGCTCCCCCTCCGGTAAAGGTGGTTTGCGGCGCAGCGGACAACCACTGCGATCCACCCGCCCCCCGGGGTGGGAAGCCCGTCAGAATAGACACACAAAATATCAAACCAATACATGTGTGCAGTGTTGACGCCGGCCGGGCTCCTCATTCATTGTCGCCGCCCTTCGCGTGTCACAGCGGGAGATGGGTGGTTTTGCGGGGTGCCGGGGGGTGCCGTGACGCAGTCGATTGAAAACAGACATGGCGTTGCCCTGGGGGGTCGTTTCGCGTGATTCGCGAGATCCTCAGCGGACTGCTATGGCAGGGCCGGGTGGCCTTGCGCAGCGGCGACGTGCGCGTCTTCGCCGCGCATGGCTACGTGGATGAGGGCTACCGGCCTTCGCGCGTGCCCTTCCTCTCCGTCGTCGGTCCGCTGGGCCTGTTCTCCGAACCCGAGCGCGAGAACGGCCGCACGGGCGTCGCCACCTTCCGCGTGCCGGGTCATCTCATTGGCAGGCCTCGTGCCTCCGGGGACAGCGTGCCCCCCAATGGCTCGCTCAAGCTGCGCCTGGATGGGCGCGCCACCGTCACCCTCACGGGCCTGCCGGGCGGCTCGTTCGCCTCCAGCGCGACGGGCCCCGCGCTCGCCGCCGCCATCAACGCGCGGCTGGCGAGCGCGCTCGCCGGTGGACTCTTCCAGGAGCCCACGGGCGCGCCGCTCACGGACCCCTTGCTGCTGGAGGCGCTCGCCGCCGTCATCGCGCGCTGGGACGTGGAGGGGAGCCGGCTCGCGCTCAGCTCCGACGAGGGAATCCCTTCCATGGAGTTCCGCTCCAGCGTGGAGGTGCTGCCCGTCACCGGCGGCATCGAAGGCGCACTGGGCCTGGAGCCTCCAGAGCGTTCTCAAGAGGGGCGGCTGTTCCTCAGCAAGATCCGCGCGCCCAAGGCCATGGCCATCGACGTGCAGGTGGACCTGTGGGCGGGCTCGCAGGTGGACCTGGCGTCCATCATGGACACGGTGGCGCTCGCCATCCCCACGCGCGGGCAGATGGTGTTGCGCCCGTCGCTGCTGGCCGAGGACGTGCCCGAAGGCGCCACGTCGGTCCGACTGCTGACGCGCGGTGAGCCCACGACGGTGCTGTCCCTGGTGCACCTGGAGGCCAGCGACCAGAACCTGGAGCGCGCGCGGGGGGGCCGCGTGGACCTGACGGCCGGCGCGTCCTTCCTGCCCGCCTCCGAGGGCCTGCGCCTGTCCGGCACCGGCACCGCCTCCGTCCTCGTCTACCCCACGCCCGCCGTGCCCGACCCCTTCCACGCCGACAATCCGGCCCCGGACGGACTGGCGCTGTCGCTGGGGCTGCGCGTCGCCGCTGGCGCCGTGGAGGCGCAGACGCTGCCGGTGGCCGTGCTGATGGCGCAGGGGCAGCCGGTGCTGCGGCTCATCGTCCGGTACGAGCAGGTGGGCACCCGGCTCATGGGCGAGGTGGTGGCCACCGCGACGCTGGCGCAGGCCACCGGGACGCAGGTCGCGGAGACGCGCTGGCGGCTTCCGGTGGAGCAACTGGAGGCCGGCGTGGCGCTGCACGCGCGGCTGGAGGCGGGGGAGGGTGTGGTGTGGCTGTCGGCGGACGGGGTGCCGCAGCCGCTCCAGGACGCGGAGGCCACGCCCGCGCCGCCCGTCGCCGCGCCGGGCGTCACCGTCGCCGCGAGCGACATGGTGCTCACGCTGGGGGCGCAGGCGGGCACGCCGCTGGACTTCACGGTGGACCACGTGCACCTGGTGGCGGAGCCGGTGGGGCCGTTGGATCCAGCGCTGCGCCGCTCCGTCACCGCGGCGTCGCGCCTCAAGCCCGGCGACGTGGTGGTGCTGGGCACGAGCGAGGACGGCTTCCGCGTGGGCAAGCAGCGCTTCCAGGCGCTGGTGCTGGGGCTGGAGGGCGACCGCGTGACGCTCAGCCGTCCCGTGGAGGGCGCCTGGGCCCGGGGCCGCACGCTCGTGTTCCAGGAGGAGTGCTTCTTCTTCCAGACGCAGCTGCGCCGCCGCGACGACCTCTTGAACCACCTGTACCGCTGCTGCGTGGACTACCGGGTCTCCGCGCTGATGGACGAGCCGAACGCGCGCAGCACCGCCCGCCTCGTCGAGAAGCCCGTGCTGGACCTCATCGCGCGCGGTGCCGCGCGAGGCGCCAGCGGACATCCGGGAACATCCGTCACCGAAGTCGAGACCGCCAGGCGCGGGACCATCTGAAACCAGGAGGATGAACGTGGCTGAGCGACTGCATCCGGGCGTCTATGTCGAGGAAATCAGTGCCGGGGCGCGCCCCATCGAAGGGGTGGGCACGTCCACGGCGGCGTTCGTCGGACGCACGGCGCGAGGCATCCCGGCCCTGGCCTGGTTCGTCACCGGCTTCGCCGAGTACGAGCGGGCCTTCGGCGGCCACGAGCCCGGAGAGGCGGGGCTTGTCGCACAGGCGGTGGAGGCCTTCTTCGATTCGGGCGGGCGGCGCGCCTACGTCGTGCGCGTGCTGCCCTCCGACGCGGTGGGCGGTGTCTCCGCGCCCGTGGCCTCGCGCGCGAGCGGCGGCCTCAGCGCCGTCACGTTCCTGGCGCGGGGCGCGGGCGAGTGGTCCGACTACCTCCGCGTCAACGTGAGCGACTCCCTCAACTTCCCCAGCGAGGCGTTTCGCGTGGAGGTGATGTGGACGGAGGCCGGGGCCACGCGCCGCCTGGAGACGTTCGAGGACGTGCGCATGGACCCGTCCAGCGAGGACTACGTCGGCGACCGCATCAACGACATCTCCCGCTATATCCGCGTGCGCGACGAGTTCCAGGTGGCGCTGGCCGCGCGGGCGCCCGGCGCGGTGCTCGTCCCGGGCGTGCCTCCCAAGCTCAAGGCCGCCGTGCTGGCCAGCACGAAGTACAGCCTCTATGACGGCGGCAAGCTCCAGGTCTCCACCTGGGACGAGGCCCAGCCGGACCTGCCCCGCACGGTGCTGGACGTCCCCATCACCCAGGCCCTGGTGGTGGCCGCCGTGCCGGGCGCCGCGTTCGTCAACGGCCGCGTGCAGCTGACCGCCACGGAGCTCAAGGCCTTCCTCACCCAGGCCGTCACCGCCGCGAACCTCACCAACACCTTCCTCATCAGCGGCACGGACTCGCCGGAGATCTCGCTGAAGGTGGCCACCGGGCCCACGCTCACCATCCCCAAGCCCACGGGCGCGACGTACGACCTGGACCCGGAGGACGCCCGCGTCACCGTGGGCCCCCCGGGCGCGACCACCGTCGTGCCCATCCCCATCCTGGCGGCGAACGCCGGTGCGGTGACGCCCGCGGAGCTGAACCACTCGCTGAGCGTGGCGCTGGCCGGCAAGGTCGCGTCGGTGGTGACGGATGCGCAGGGCAACACCGTCATCACGGGCCTGGCCACGGCGGCGGGCACCTCCACGCTGGCGCTCTCCGCCACCGGCTTCTCCGGCACTGCCGCCGCTGGAACGGCGGGCCTGGGCGCGGAGTCGTTCGACGGGCTCCAGCTGGCCATCAGCGAAACGCTCCAGCCCACCGTGCCCACCATGCTCCGGCAGCTGGGCTTCGCGCCGCGCGCCCGGGGCTACTCGGACGACTCGCCCGCGAACCCCGTCGTGCGTCCGTCTTCGGTGACGAACCTGCGGCTGCTGGGCGGTGATGACGGCGCGGGGCTCCTGGATACGTCCGACTTCGCGGGCGACGCGAAGCTGCGCACGGGCCTGCACGCGCTGGACACGGAGGACGTCAACATCGTGGCGCTGCCGGGCAAGAACGAGGTGTCGTTCATCGCCGCGGGCATCGCGTACTGCGACAACCGGGGCGACTGCTTCTTCCTCGCGGATGGCCCCGGCGGCGTGGACAAGGACTTCGCGGTGGTGCCGGACGACGCGAAGCAGTTCGTGGAGGGGCTGCCCTCGCGCTCGAAGAACTCGGCCATGTTCTACCCGTGGATCCGCGTGCCGGACCCCGTGGGCGTGGGCCGCAACCCCACGCGGCTGGTGCCGCCGTCTGGCCACGTGGCGGGCCTCTTCGCTCGCACGGACACCACGCGCGGCGTGTGGAAGGCGCCCGCCGGAATCGAGGCGTCGCTCGCCAACGCGCTGGGCCTCCAGTACCCCGTCATCGACGCGGAGCAGGACCAGCTCAACCCGGTGTGCCTCAACTGCCTGCGCCAGTTCCCCGGCGTGGGGCTGGTGTCATGGGGCTCGCGCACGCTGTCGCCGGATCCGGAGTGGCGCTACATCCCGGTGCGCCGCACCGCGCTCTTCCTCAAGGAGTCCCTGCGGCGCGGCCTGATGTGGGCGGTGTTCGAGCCCAATGACGAGGAGCTCTGGGGCCGCATCCGCGTCGCCATCGAGTCCTTCATGCTGGGGCTGTTCCGGCAGGGGGCGTTCCAGGGCAGCACGCCCGAGGAGGCCTTCAGCGTCGTCTGCGACCGGAGCACGAACCCGCAGGAGAACGTGGACGCGGGCATCGTCACCGCGCAGGTGGCCTTCGCGCCGCTGAAGCCCGCGGAGTTCGTGGTCATCGAAATCAGCCAGAAGAGCCTGCTGGCGGCCTGATGCCCACGCCCGTCCCCGCCAACGCCCGCAACCCGCTGCGGACCTTCCAGTTCCGGCTCCGGATGAGCACGTCCGCGGCCGGTGACTACGTGGCGGGAGTGCGCTCCGTGTCCGGCCTTTCCGTCAGCGTGGGCGCCTATGAGACGTGGGAGGGCGGCAACAACCTGCACCGCTACGCGCAGCCCCACAAGGTGAACTGGGAGCCGCTCGTGCTGGAGCAGGGGCTGGCGCTGGACGACACGCTGGAGCGCTGGGCGCGCGCGGTGCTGGAGTTCGCGCGCACCGGCAAGGCGCCCGGCGAGCCGGTGAAGCGCGACCTCTTCCTCGACGTGTGGGACGCCTGGGCGCACCCCACGGAGGTGCCCCCGCCCGGAGGCATGGAGGCGCGCATCCGCAGCTTCCACGTGCACAACGCGTGGGTGAGCAAGTTCCACGCCCTGCCCAAGCTGGACGCCATGGCGGGCGAGGTGGCGCTCCTGTCGCTGGAGCTCACCCACGAGGGCTGGGAGCCGGTGCCCCGGCCCGTGCTGTCCCTGCCCGCGACGAGCGTCGCGACGCCCTGACGTCCCCCTTCCG
This DNA window, taken from Corallococcus coralloides DSM 2259, encodes the following:
- a CDS encoding DUF1622 domain-containing protein, which codes for MRFEDLVALAAQLFDASGVGVMVVGTVVSVALVLRDARGPGRGDAYRQLRHYLGRAILLGLELLVAADIIRTVAGAPTLRQVFILGLIVLIRTFLSFTLEVEIDRRWPWQSKPGEEDRTGPPRA
- a CDS encoding phage tail sheath C-terminal domain-containing protein translates to MAERLHPGVYVEEISAGARPIEGVGTSTAAFVGRTARGIPALAWFVTGFAEYERAFGGHEPGEAGLVAQAVEAFFDSGGRRAYVVRVLPSDAVGGVSAPVASRASGGLSAVTFLARGAGEWSDYLRVNVSDSLNFPSEAFRVEVMWTEAGATRRLETFEDVRMDPSSEDYVGDRINDISRYIRVRDEFQVALAARAPGAVLVPGVPPKLKAAVLASTKYSLYDGGKLQVSTWDEAQPDLPRTVLDVPITQALVVAAVPGAAFVNGRVQLTATELKAFLTQAVTAANLTNTFLISGTDSPEISLKVATGPTLTIPKPTGATYDLDPEDARVTVGPPGATTVVPIPILAANAGAVTPAELNHSLSVALAGKVASVVTDAQGNTVITGLATAAGTSTLALSATGFSGTAAAGTAGLGAESFDGLQLAISETLQPTVPTMLRQLGFAPRARGYSDDSPANPVVRPSSVTNLRLLGGDDGAGLLDTSDFAGDAKLRTGLHALDTEDVNIVALPGKNEVSFIAAGIAYCDNRGDCFFLADGPGGVDKDFAVVPDDAKQFVEGLPSRSKNSAMFYPWIRVPDPVGVGRNPTRLVPPSGHVAGLFARTDTTRGVWKAPAGIEASLANALGLQYPVIDAEQDQLNPVCLNCLRQFPGVGLVSWGSRTLSPDPEWRYIPVRRTALFLKESLRRGLMWAVFEPNDEELWGRIRVAIESFMLGLFRQGAFQGSTPEEAFSVVCDRSTNPQENVDAGIVTAQVAFAPLKPAEFVVIEISQKSLLAA
- a CDS encoding phage tail protein — protein: MPTPVPANARNPLRTFQFRLRMSTSAAGDYVAGVRSVSGLSVSVGAYETWEGGNNLHRYAQPHKVNWEPLVLEQGLALDDTLERWARAVLEFARTGKAPGEPVKRDLFLDVWDAWAHPTEVPPPGGMEARIRSFHVHNAWVSKFHALPKLDAMAGEVALLSLELTHEGWEPVPRPVLSLPATSVATP